ATTGTTCTGTTCCAAAAGCTTTTGTGATTTCAACTGCTTCGTTAATAACTACCGCAGAATCCAAATCACCAAACAAAATCTCATAACCCGCTAAACGAAGAGTTGCACGCTCAATTGAGCCTAAACGTTCAAAATCCCAATCTTTTAGATGTTTGATAATGGCCTCATCAATCTTTGCCAAGTTTTCCATAACACCATCGTAAAGACCTAGTGCAAAGTCTTTTTGTTTATTGCGAATCTTTTTCTCTTCTAAAATCTCCGCCGTATGTTCGGCTATATTTCCGTTACCCAAATCATAGGCATATAATAGGCTCACAACAGCCATACGAGCATGATGACGAGTCGCCATTACATATTCTCGTATAAGTCAAGTAATTCTATAACCGTAGTCATAGCTTCAAAACCTTTGTTACCTGCTTTTGTACCTGCACGCTCGATTGCCTGCTCGATAGTATCAGTAGTTAAAAGTCCAAAAGATACAGGTTTTTGGTATTTTAAACTAACACTAGCGATACCTTTTGTAGCCTCAGCTGATACATAATCAAAGTGCGGAGTAGCACCGCGAATAACTGCACCTAAAGCACATACAGCGTCATACTTTCCAGATGCTAAAAGTTTCTCGACTACCATTGGTAATTCAAATGCACCAGGTGCTAAAACGTGAGTTAAATCTGCAGCTTCACCACCGTGGCGAGCAAATGCATCAGCAGCACCCTCAACTAATCTGTCAACTATGAAATGATTCCATCTCGTACTAACTATAGCAACTTTTTTACCACCGTTAACTCTTAACTTTCCCTCAATTAAATTCATTTTATATCTCCTGTATTTTTTTAATTTTTTCTACTAAGTTTTCTAACTCATCAAGCTTTATCATATTTGGTCCATCACTTAGTGCAATGCTTGGGTCAAAGTGTGTCTCAAAGAAGAAACCATCAACTCCTACCGCAGCAGCACCCTTAGCAAGATATGGAACCATTGAGCTATCTCCACCAGTTTTACCATCTTGTGCAGTTGGCATCTGAACAGAGTGAGTTGCGTCAAATATAACCGGTGCATATTCTCTCATCATAACAAGGTTACGCATATCTACAACCATGTTACCGTATCCAAAAGAGTTTCCACGCTCACACAGATAGAGTCCATGTTTTTTAGAGTTCTCATATGTTGCTTCATTACATCCACGTGTTTGCAAGATTTTTAAAGCAGGATATTTCATAGCATCTGCACTTAAAAACTGCCCTTTTTTGATGTTTATCTTTTTATCTGTTTGTGCACATGCAACAAGAAGGTCTGTCTGACGACATAAAAATGCAGGAATTTGGAGCATATCTACAACCTCTGCAACCTGAGCAACCTGAGTTGATTCGTGTACGTCTGTTACAACTTTATATCCGAAGTCATCTTTTACTTTTTGTAAAATTCTTAAACCTTCATCTATCCCTAGTCCACGAAATGACTCTAAAGATGTACGGTTTGCTTTATCAAAACTTGCTTTAAAGTAAAAATCTATTGCATCGTCATTATGATACTTCTCTAACTCTTTTGCAATTTTAAAAATATTTTCTTCACTTTCTATAACACAAGGTCCACTAAGTAATATCATTTTTTACCTTTAATTTTTAGAAATATGATTATACCTTATTTTTCTTACTTTGCCCTTGCGACCAAGATACCTGCGAGTACTACAAGAACTATACCCGTACTTACGGATAAACTAGGCAGGGCATCTCCGAGCATAACCCCTACAATGATAGAAAACAAAATATTTGTATATGATACGGCTCCGACAATTCCTGCTTTTGTCTCAGAATAAGCCTTTGTCATAAGAAGTTGAGAAATAGTCGCAAGTACACCCATTGCAATCACATAAAACCAAACTATCCCGCTTGGCATCACAAACTCTCCAAGCATAAAATCAAGGCTTGGCATATAAAAAAATTCAGATGCAAAAAATAAAATTATCGGTCCGGCGGTTCCCACACCCATAAACGATAACACTATAGCTCGCGTATCATAATGTTTTTTAAGCTCTCTAATCGAGGTGTAAGCCAGGGCTGCCCCTATCCCGCTAAAAAGACCTAGCGCATCATACTTTGTAAAACCTATATTTGTAGGCTCTGTAATAAATACAATACCGATAAATCCTATAAAAATAGCAAACCATGCTTTTTTGCTTAAGTGTTCAGATAAAAAAGCCCAAGCAAATATAGCTGTAAAGATTGGTGAGGTTTTAGACCAGGTCATTGCATCTCCGAGTGGGATATGTGCAATATTATAAAAAAAAGCTAGAAGTGCAACAAAACCCATAGTCCCGCGAAATAAAAGTAAAAAAGGCTTACCGCCCTTACTTTGGAGTGGTTTTTTGTATATAGCATATGCGATAATTGCTACACCAAAAACATTTCTGAAAAAAACAACTTCAAGTGATGACATATGTGCAGAAGCAAGTTTTGCAAATGCTCCCATAATGGCAAAAGTAAAAGAGGCTACAAGCATATACTTGACGCCTTTATTCATATTCTTAAGTCTGTTCATAAGTGGAATTATATCCACTCATGTTTATATAAATATTACTTAAAATTTAGCGTTTGGTATAGGATGGTTCTCAACTACGAAATCTATATCTTTATCACCGCGTCCACTTAAGTTTACAAGTATGGTTTTATCCGGACCAATCTCACGAGCCAGCTTCATAGCATATGCTACGGCGTGGGCAGATTCAAGTGCAGGTATGATACCTTCAAGTTGAGAGAGTTTATAAAATGCATCTACGGCTTCTTCATCTGTACACAGCCCGACTTTACTACGCCCTATCTCATTTAAGTACGCATGTTCAGGCCCAACTGAAGGATAATCAATCCCACTTCCAATAGAATATACAGGTGCAGGCTCACCATCGGCATCTTTTAGCATTTTAGAGTTAAATCCATGCATAACACCCTCTTCTCCATATGTAAGTGAAGCTGCATGTTCACCTAAGTTTACTCCGCGACCCATAGGCTCAACCCCAATTAATGCTACATCTTCATCATCAATAAAACCAGAGAATATACCCATAGCGTTACTACCGCCTCCTACACAGGCAATAACAGCATCGGGCAGTTTATCTTCCATCTCTAAAAACTGTTCTTTTGATTCAAAACCTACAACAGACTGAAAATCCCTTACCATCATAGGAAACGGATGCGGACCAACTACACTTCCTATACAAAAGAGTGCAGTATCTGCTTGTGGTACATAAGATTCAAATGCAGAGTCAACTGCTTCTTTTAACGTTTTTAATCCGTGAGTTGCAGGGATAACGTTTGCACCTAAAATCTTCATACGTACAACATTTGGATGCTCTTTTTTAATATCGACCTCACCCATATGTATCTCACACTCTAGCCCAAAGTACGCTGCAGCTGTTGCAAGGGCTACACCATGTTGTCCTGCACCGGTCTCAGCTATAACTTTTGTTTTGCCAAGTTTTTTGGCTAGTATTACCTCAGCCATACAATGGTTAAGTTTATGTGCACCCGAGTGGTTTAAGTCTTCACGTTTTAAAAATATTTTTGCTCCCCCGCAGTGATTGGTAAGGTTTTTAGCGTAAGATATAGGCGTTGGACGACCTTGATAATGTTTACGTACATATTTTAGTTCGGCAATAAATTCAGGGTCATTTTTTAATTTTTGATATTCTTTTGTAATCTCCGCAAACGGTTCTACTAAAGGAGGTGGAATAAAAGCTCCTCCATATTTTCCAAAATAACCGTTTTCATCCGGATGTGATTCTAAATAAGATTTTGACATTGAATATTCCTTTTTATTTTTACGTGAAAATTATAGTTAATTTACATTAAACTTTTTCTTATATACTTCTATGATTTTCTACATTACAAAGGACTTTTATGGGTAACATTATCGTACTGGCTATTTTAGGAGCCGTTTTTTATTATATATTTAAATCGTATGCGAGATATACGGCTTACTCCCAAGAAGCATTTAAAAATTTTTCCGTCTCATACGAGTCTATAAAACAAAGTGATTTAGGACTTTTTGTAGCACTTGTCGCAAAAGTTGCAAAGGCTGATGGCAAAGTCGATTCACTCGAAGCTGAACTTGTAGGAATTATGTTTGATGATATCTCATCGGTATTTCCTGAACCTGAGAAAACAAAAGATATATTAAAGCGTATCTTCTCAGAAGAAAAAAACAGACTGGATGACTTAGAAGAGATAGCTCACAGACTTGGTTCTGCGATAAAAAGAGATCGAGCAAAACAACAGCAATTTATGGGATTTTTAATTCAGCTTGCATTTGTAGATGGTGAAGTAAGTGAAAATGAAGATAGAGTTTTACAAACTATAGCCGAAGCTTTTGAGTTTGATCCAAATGCATACCATGCTATATTTGATCAGTTTGAGCAAATGATTAAAAATGTCCATCCTAAAGAAAACATTGAAGATGCTTATAAACTTTTAGGCGTAGATGCAAACGATGATATGGCTACAATCAAAAAAGCATATAGAAAACTAGTACGTCAGTATCATCCGGATATTATAAAAGCACAAGGCAAAGATGATGCTTATATGCAAGAAGCTACTGCTAAAACACAAGAGATAAATCAAGCATATGAACTTATAAAAGAAAAAAGAAAATAAAAAACTAAAAATATAATAAAAGTTTATATTAAACGATTTTTCGTTAACCTGCACTTATCGTTATTAACAAAGGTAGATTAATGAAATATTTTTTAATATTATTAGCGTTAAGCCTTTCACTTTTTGCTGATTCTATAGAGTGGAATAAGGACTACAAAACAGCCGTTGAAAAAGCTAAAAAAACGGATAAACTTGTTTTTGTATTTATAACCTCCAAAGATTGTAAATTCTGTAAAAAACTCAAAGAAACCACTCTTGAAGACAAAAACATAG
The genomic region above belongs to Sulfurimonas lithotrophica and contains:
- a CDS encoding DMT family transporter, with protein sequence MNRLKNMNKGVKYMLVASFTFAIMGAFAKLASAHMSSLEVVFFRNVFGVAIIAYAIYKKPLQSKGGKPFLLLFRGTMGFVALLAFFYNIAHIPLGDAMTWSKTSPIFTAIFAWAFLSEHLSKKAWFAIFIGFIGIVFITEPTNIGFTKYDALGLFSGIGAALAYTSIRELKKHYDTRAIVLSFMGVGTAGPIILFFASEFFYMPSLDFMLGEFVMPSGIVWFYVIAMGVLATISQLLMTKAYSETKAGIVGAVSYTNILFSIIVGVMLGDALPSLSVSTGIVLVVLAGILVARAK
- the ribH gene encoding 6,7-dimethyl-8-ribityllumazine synthase, which codes for MNLIEGKLRVNGGKKVAIVSTRWNHFIVDRLVEGAADAFARHGGEAADLTHVLAPGAFELPMVVEKLLASGKYDAVCALGAVIRGATPHFDYVSAEATKGIASVSLKYQKPVSFGLLTTDTIEQAIERAGTKAGNKGFEAMTTVIELLDLYENM
- the trpB gene encoding tryptophan synthase subunit beta; its protein translation is MSKSYLESHPDENGYFGKYGGAFIPPPLVEPFAEITKEYQKLKNDPEFIAELKYVRKHYQGRPTPISYAKNLTNHCGGAKIFLKREDLNHSGAHKLNHCMAEVILAKKLGKTKVIAETGAGQHGVALATAAAYFGLECEIHMGEVDIKKEHPNVVRMKILGANVIPATHGLKTLKEAVDSAFESYVPQADTALFCIGSVVGPHPFPMMVRDFQSVVGFESKEQFLEMEDKLPDAVIACVGGGSNAMGIFSGFIDDEDVALIGVEPMGRGVNLGEHAASLTYGEEGVMHGFNSKMLKDADGEPAPVYSIGSGIDYPSVGPEHAYLNEIGRSKVGLCTDEEAVDAFYKLSQLEGIIPALESAHAVAYAMKLAREIGPDKTILVNLSGRGDKDIDFVVENHPIPNAKF
- the kdsA gene encoding 3-deoxy-8-phosphooctulonate synthase, with the protein product MILLSGPCVIESEENIFKIAKELEKYHNDDAIDFYFKASFDKANRTSLESFRGLGIDEGLRILQKVKDDFGYKVVTDVHESTQVAQVAEVVDMLQIPAFLCRQTDLLVACAQTDKKINIKKGQFLSADAMKYPALKILQTRGCNEATYENSKKHGLYLCERGNSFGYGNMVVDMRNLVMMREYAPVIFDATHSVQMPTAQDGKTGGDSSMVPYLAKGAAAVGVDGFFFETHFDPSIALSDGPNMIKLDELENLVEKIKKIQEI
- a CDS encoding TerB family tellurite resistance protein gives rise to the protein MGNIIVLAILGAVFYYIFKSYARYTAYSQEAFKNFSVSYESIKQSDLGLFVALVAKVAKADGKVDSLEAELVGIMFDDISSVFPEPEKTKDILKRIFSEEKNRLDDLEEIAHRLGSAIKRDRAKQQQFMGFLIQLAFVDGEVSENEDRVLQTIAEAFEFDPNAYHAIFDQFEQMIKNVHPKENIEDAYKLLGVDANDDMATIKKAYRKLVRQYHPDIIKAQGKDDAYMQEATAKTQEINQAYELIKEKRK
- the nusB gene encoding transcription antitermination factor NusB; its protein translation is MATRHHARMAVVSLLYAYDLGNGNIAEHTAEILEEKKIRNKQKDFALGLYDGVMENLAKIDEAIIKHLKDWDFERLGSIERATLRLAGYEILFGDLDSAVVINEAVEITKAFGTEQSPKFINGVLDAISKDK